The following coding sequences are from one Gossypium raimondii isolate GPD5lz chromosome 4, ASM2569854v1, whole genome shotgun sequence window:
- the LOC105780434 gene encoding plant cysteine oxidase 2 isoform X2, translating to MGRATVADIKGRDFSELDKEAKANTENTNKGSNTNKNRNTTTSDSRGRKNRRRQKKTMVVHPVQRLFDACKDVFAHAGTGFVPPPDKIEQLSALLDEIRPVDVGLSPRMPFFSPQATRRAPTITYLHIHECEKFSMGIFCLPPSGVLPLHNHPGMTVFSKLLFGTMHIKSYDWVVGAPSASAVAEPSQTQRSEVRMAKVKVDSNLTAPCKTSILYPADGGNMHCFTAVTACAVLDVLGPPYSDLEGRHCTYYLAYPFTKFSGDEQVSIPDEEKDRYAWLQERDKPEDLVVEGALYTGPVIREN from the exons ATGGGGAGAGCAACCGTGGCTGATATAAAAGGGAGAGATTTTAGTGAATTGGATAAGGAAGCCAAAGCAAATACAGAAAACACTAATAAAGGTTCCAATACGAATAAGAATAGGAATACTACTACTTCAGATAGCAGGGGAAGGAAAAATCGGCGGCGGCAGAAGAAGACGATGGTGGTGCACCCCGTTCAACGGCTTTTCGATGCTTGCAAGGACGTTTTCGCCCATGCCGGGACTGGATTTGTCCCTCCCCCCGATAAAATTGAGCAGCTTAGCGCTCTTTTgg ATGAAATTAGGCCGGTTGATGTTGGTCTTAGTCCACGAATGCCATTTTTCAGTCCGCAAGCAACTCGGCGAGCTCCAACAATAACCTACCTGCATATTCATGAGTGCGAAAAGTTTTCG ATGGGCATCTTTTGCTTGCCTCCATCCGGCGTTCTTCCGCTTCACAATCATCCTGGAATGACGGTATTCAGTAAGCTTCTCTTCGGAACTATGCACATCAAATCGTACGATTGGGTTGTTGGTGCCCCTAGTGCATCAGCTGTTGCGGAACCTTCACAaa CACAACGTTCGGAAGTTCGGATGGCCAAAGTTAAAGTCGATTCCAACTTGACCGCACCTTGCAAGACCTCCATACTTTATCCAGCTGATGGAGGCAACATGCATTGCTTCACTGCTGTCACAGCATGCGCGGTGTTGGATGTTCTAGGCCCTCCTTACTCGGATCTCGAAGGACGGCACTGTACGTACTACTTGGCCTACCCATTCACAAAATTCTCAG GTGATGAACAAGTATCAATTCCGGATGAAGAGAAGGATAGGTATGCTTGGCTTCAAGAGAGGGACAAACCTGAGGATTTGGTTGTGGAGGGGGCTTTGTACACTGGTCCCGTTATCAGGGAAAACTGA
- the LOC105780434 gene encoding plant cysteine oxidase 2 isoform X1 has protein sequence MGRATVADIKGRDFSELDKEAKANTENTNKGSNTNKNRNTTTSDSRGRKNRRRQKKTMVVHPVQRLFDACKDVFAHAGTGFVPPPDKIEQLSALLDEIRPVDVGLSPRMPFFSPQATRRAPTITYLHIHECEKFSMGIFCLPPSGVLPLHNHPGMTVFSKLLFGTMHIKSYDWVVGAPSASAVAEPSQTAQRSEVRMAKVKVDSNLTAPCKTSILYPADGGNMHCFTAVTACAVLDVLGPPYSDLEGRHCTYYLAYPFTKFSGDEQVSIPDEEKDRYAWLQERDKPEDLVVEGALYTGPVIREN, from the exons ATGGGGAGAGCAACCGTGGCTGATATAAAAGGGAGAGATTTTAGTGAATTGGATAAGGAAGCCAAAGCAAATACAGAAAACACTAATAAAGGTTCCAATACGAATAAGAATAGGAATACTACTACTTCAGATAGCAGGGGAAGGAAAAATCGGCGGCGGCAGAAGAAGACGATGGTGGTGCACCCCGTTCAACGGCTTTTCGATGCTTGCAAGGACGTTTTCGCCCATGCCGGGACTGGATTTGTCCCTCCCCCCGATAAAATTGAGCAGCTTAGCGCTCTTTTgg ATGAAATTAGGCCGGTTGATGTTGGTCTTAGTCCACGAATGCCATTTTTCAGTCCGCAAGCAACTCGGCGAGCTCCAACAATAACCTACCTGCATATTCATGAGTGCGAAAAGTTTTCG ATGGGCATCTTTTGCTTGCCTCCATCCGGCGTTCTTCCGCTTCACAATCATCCTGGAATGACGGTATTCAGTAAGCTTCTCTTCGGAACTATGCACATCAAATCGTACGATTGGGTTGTTGGTGCCCCTAGTGCATCAGCTGTTGCGGAACCTTCACAaa CAGCACAACGTTCGGAAGTTCGGATGGCCAAAGTTAAAGTCGATTCCAACTTGACCGCACCTTGCAAGACCTCCATACTTTATCCAGCTGATGGAGGCAACATGCATTGCTTCACTGCTGTCACAGCATGCGCGGTGTTGGATGTTCTAGGCCCTCCTTACTCGGATCTCGAAGGACGGCACTGTACGTACTACTTGGCCTACCCATTCACAAAATTCTCAG GTGATGAACAAGTATCAATTCCGGATGAAGAGAAGGATAGGTATGCTTGGCTTCAAGAGAGGGACAAACCTGAGGATTTGGTTGTGGAGGGGGCTTTGTACACTGGTCCCGTTATCAGGGAAAACTGA